The genome window CGCCTCGCTACCTCTCCTATACTCGACAGGTGCGATGCCTCAACTTGATCGTCCCAAAACGGCATTGTGATTACACACGCAACCTTGTCGTTGCCGTGGCTAAGCAACGATTCCAGGACGTCGAGGTCGTTGAAGTCGAACGCCCTGCTATTCTCCCTGACTGATGTCGGCACTCCTGCCGCCTGCTCGACCGACCAATCGTGCCAACCATTGTATCCCCATCGCAAAACGGCACTTCGGCCAGTGTATATACGGGCGAGTCGAACAGCGGCTGATGTAGCGTCAGAGCCGGTCTTGAGCATAAGGCACATCTCAGCACCGGGTATCACGCTCGTCAGTAGCTCGGCTAGCTCGATTTGTAGCGGGCTCCATAGCGGCGCGAAGCACCCACCATTCGCCGTCGCGGCGGCGGCTCGGCCATTTACTCGTTCGTCGCCGTGACCCAAAATGACCGGACCGTAGCCAAGGCAGAAGTCGATGTACCGATTTCCATCGACATCCCAGACATACGCGCCTTTGGCGCGCTGCAAATAGCGCGGGTACTGGGCGTAGCCGTCATATTGCGGGAGAATATCCGGGCGCGTGGCGGCGCCGCGCGTCAACCGAGCGTGCCCGCTCGGTCAT of Nitrospira sp. contains these proteins:
- a CDS encoding aminotransferase class III-fold pyridoxal phosphate-dependent enzyme — encoded protein: MTRGAATRPDILPQYDGYAQYPRYLQRAKGAYVWDVDGNRYIDFCLGYGPVILGHGDERVNGRAAAATANGGCFAPLWSPLQIELAELLTSVIPGAEMCLMLKTGSDATSAAVRLARIYTGRSAVLRWGYNGWHDWSVEQAAGVPTSVRENSRAFDFNDLDVLESLLSHGNDKVACVITMPFWDDQVEASHLSSIGEVARRNGALFVLDEMRSGFRVALGGAQQYLHVQADLAAYGKAMGNGHPISALVGRRDILSKLSDTKVSSTYFAEPGSMAAAIATIEILRDTDALDHVWRLGEVFQNGLKTLTSRFGSAIEVVGYPPMPFMRFQSEDATTRFAVEQHFYSKTTAAGLLLHPNHQWFLSAAHTTGDIYQALEVIELALETL